ACTGGCAGCCAATGGGCACTTGGTTCTTTCATGTTATTGTGATCTCTTTTTGGTTTCTGAAAAAAACTGGAGTTCTCCTCCATCACAGGTTAAATATGTAGGGCTGATGTTTTGTAAATGATTTCTTCAGTCGTTTAGCAGGAGGGATAAATTTGGAACTTAAGCAATTAAATTTAGAAAAGGAGTCAAAGACATGAAACCTTGTTTTAGAATCAATGAGTTCTATTCAAAGAAGAGCAAACACTATTTTTGGGAAGCCAGGTGAACGTTTCtatgctgatgctgatgctgatctTACTCATACTTGCTTATTCACATAGCTGTACTAAATGCATAACAGGAAGAAAGGTCAATGAATGCAGTAGAGACACTGCAAAAAATGGCTTGGGGCCATAGCTATTATAACAATTCTGATGCATCTTAACTACAACTATTCAGGCAATGCTGCCTCTAAGTTACATCTTCAGCAGTTCATAGAGATGCAtcaaaactatggccccttccgcacacgcgaaataatgcgttttcaaaccactttcacaactgtttgcaagtggattttgctattccacacagcttcaaagagcactgaaagcagtttgaaagtgcattattctgcatgtgcagaatgagcctatgtcatATTTAAGTTGCCAGTTAATGAAGTAGTTCAACTTTTGAAGATTGTAAGGTGCTCCTATTTGTAGATATGGGAGGAGTGGATTTGCATGCCAAGCTCAATATTAACCCAGTATGCTGCAGTGGTGGAAAGGACAAATGCTATGTTGGAGGTTATTAGGaaaaggattgaaaataaaacatccaaGATCAAAATGCTCCTATAAGATCTATGaagcagcctcatttggaatactgtgcacagttctggtcaccaaatCTCAAAAAGTACATTGCAGAGATGTAATGCACAGAAGAGGGTACAGAAGATGGTAACCAAGGTAATTAGgaggttggagcacctttcctatcaGGAAAGGCGGAGACTTGTTTAGAAAATAGATGAATGAGCggggacatgatagaggtctataagagagaaccagagtggtgtagtggttaacagtagaagaactctgatctggagaaccaggtttgagcagtggactcttatctgatgtactggatttgtttccccactcttactcatgaaatctgctgggtgatcttgggctagtcacaattcttcagaactctctcagccccatcaacctcacaagtgtttgttgtggcagaagaaaggaaaggagttggcatgtctctttgagtctccttacaggagagaaaggaaatataaatctaaacttctcctcctcctcctataaaattatgtatggaatGGAGAGACTTGACaagataactttttctccccctcccaaaatactagaattcaAGGGCATCCTTGAATCTGATGGGCAGCAGATTCTGGATGGAAAATACTACTTTACACAACAAATGAGTAAACTGTGGAATTGACTGCCAGAGTGCAgtagcatagtgccaatggggcagggcgggtgTGGCGCCCCAGGCAGTGGCacggtgggggcgttctggggcaggaggtgctgcggcaggggtgcaggacacatgcatgccccaggcgcagttccccctcactctgcccctgatgTAGTGATGCCACAGGCATCAATGGTTTTgaaagggaattagacagatgacaggtctatcaatggctactagccaccaTGActaagaccctttctgcacatgcaaaataatgtaatttcaatccactttccctgcactttgcagctgaattttactgtgcggaatagtaaaatccactttcaaacaattgtgaaagtggattgaaaatgaattgttctgcatgtgcagaaggagcctaaaggaaacctccacagtTAGATTCATTAATCCTCTGAATACCAGggcaggagacaacatcaggggaaggtctggGCTTCTATGCGTTGTCACTGGACCGTCAgagcaactggctggccactatgtgagactcAGTGCTGACTAGACCAgaggccatggtggcaggggctgatgggaattgtagtacatgaacatctggagagccacaggttgtagacccctggactagacagatTGATTGGTGTGATCCCGTgggattttcttatgttcttatcaagtGCAGCTTTTGAAGCTTTACAGGATTCATTTGTAAATATCTGAGATAATTCCCAGCATGTTCTTCAGAGTTTTGGCAAATCATATTGAGCATAGAGGGAGCAAACATATTCAGGGCTATACGAACTTGTTGGGTGTTTAAATTTAAATAGGAATGTGAATGTAGTATTTTTATCATAATGTATTTTAAAGCACCAACTAAAATAGTAagataacatttttttcattaGATGGCGATCTGCTTGGGATTTCTTCGCTCACAAGAGGCCATCTTTGCTTTCAAATGTCCTTTCTATGTATGCCGGCAGGTGTAAAGGATGAGTGCTTATGCTGACATCTGTGCATCCAGCCAGGCCCAGCAAGGTTCTACAGAGAATAACTATCAGCGCTATGGAGTTCGCTCTTACCTGCATCAATTTTATGAGGACTGCACAGCATCCATTTGGGAGTATGACGATGATTTTCAGATCCAGAGATCACCTAGCAGGTGGAGCTCTGCATTCTGGAAGGTACAGCTATGCAAAGATTGTTTGGTAACTCATGGCCCACAATGGTGAATAAGGCCCATCAGTTCCATATTGTATGACCAGCTCCCTTGGTTTTTAAAGGCTAGGCTGACAGCATGACCATACATGTTGGGTGAGCCACATTTGGTCATGTTTTGAGGCCTAGACTGCAGTCCCTGGCATGTATCAATGCACTGGTTCCCCAGACAGAATGACATTTCAGTTTGTGGGAAAAGGGGTGCTgattcccctcccactgcaggtGTCCACTTTGCagaggaatagtttggatttattccctgcttttctcaaccgtaagaagCCTTAATAATTCCTTCCttttactctccccacaacatatattttgtgagataggtggggctgagagagttctgagagaactgtgactagccctgagGTTCAtgcagcaggctttgtgtggaggagtggggaaacaacctggttcaccagattataatccacttactcttaaccactacaccactctttgCCCTTTATAATGTACTGGAGGATCCGGtgacatcccctccccccacagaacAAAATTTGAGGAGTTTCAGTGGCTGTAAGAAAGAGAAATGGGACAAATTTGGCCCAGTTGCATGGTAGACTGGTTGCCTTTCAATGGCCATACTGAGGTTTGTTCCCtaaacaaaaaagccctttttaagagtgttttttttaattgattttagatttttcagcaaacctaggtttgtagaaatatctgtcttgtctgttcttgGCTTCAGTCTTCAGATTTAagaatccacagatttggccactaAGAACTTGATGTATTGGTAGGGCAGCTTTTCAAAAGACAAGGCTTTATTtgaggtgatttttttccccagaatgaaTAGACACAGTCAGCGAAGACtattttttcttcccctcctccacaaTTATGGTGCATGATTTGTTTAAAATGAAGAACCATGTTTAAAGGGAAGAATATACGTCAAGGTATATCAGTAGATTGCCCTGTAAGGCAATTGTGTCTTTCTGAGAGGTTGTACTACAGAACAGTTATCGAAGGTATTTGTTATTTAGTCAGAAATATTAATCATTGAGTTGCCAACCATTAGATgctggctgaagatctcctattattacagctgttctccaggtggTAGAGATCAGTTGAACTGGAGAAAAGGGTCACTatgaaaggtggattctatggcattataacccattAAAGTCTTTCCGCTCccaaaaccccaccttcctctagctccagccccaaaatcttcatgtatttcccaacctggagctggcaattattaattattaaccatTCTAGATTAtgatatttaaaatgcagatgcCATGAGACTGTACTGAGCATACCTATGATACCCTTATTTCTATGCTTAATTGTTAGATGTGCTTGAAATCCATGATTTATGGAGAGTTAGGGAAGTGTAGCCTTGCACTGGAATGTGGACTGAATGTTGTATTTATCCATACCACAGTCTTGGGCACGGGTcatcccacccccctttttttgtttacaggTGTGGAGCTGCAACCACATTCATGTTTGGCAGGAATTTGATTCTTAGCTCatactcagcttttgttaaacTTGCTTCAGAATGTTATGGGATCTGGATTTTAGAATCCTTCATGTTTGCTGTAACATTTCTGTTTGCAGGATGCTATCTATACTCTGTTCTACATAatgatgttagtagattgtatgtTTCTCAGAACAAGggatgccggaccttctttgttgtagcatgtgccacctgggtcctagtgcctacctagctctgctccGCCATCCATTTGAaactaaaaatgcattttggtataaatgttcttgtatcaaagtatcatgttcaatactgcacaaaataatggttttgacaaaggcagtgtgtaaaaatgaatgataattctcatattcacttgggactgtattctaatgtatacaattttctccactgctgcacctcaactgtccaaactaacatctttacgtGGAACACAGTATATCTTGTTTCTAAAGCATGAGCAAGGAAAAATTAACTTTGTGAGAGTTGAATATCCCATTCCCCATGTTTCAGCCCCAGCTAAGTCTCTGACCAACTCACTTGTCTTGTACCTTGGATGGCTGTTATTAAAAATGGGCCCATGCAGGCCAAAGGGGGAGCAGGGAATGAACAAACTTGTGTTGGCCTCATTGCTATAGTTATCATGGGATGGGAAAAGAAACTGCAgcaattatttttgctttgttgcCATTGACCCTTAATTTTTGTCAAGTGAATCATTGTGAATTTGGCATCCTATTTCTCTCTCACCCGCtgtaatataatatttaaattattcagtttTAAACAATTATAGCCTACTTTTCTCCTGGTCAATGGAACTCAAAGCCCTAACCCAAGCTACTGGTTTATATGCCTCATTCCTAAGAAcaatttcctgggagtaagctctacTGAATAAAGTgggaattactttttttaaaaaatagtatattTATTGAAATTCAAAAATACATATTACATTCAGATAACCATCTGATTGTATTTTtccttatatatataatatagttatatatgtatataatatcaGGGATTGTCTTATCATTAtaacacatacattcaagttgtTAAGACTTCAACCAAATGTCTCTATTATTCTATATTAACTCAAATATCATTGGCTAGCTTCTTAACTCACAAAAATTTTAGCTAATCTTATCATACTATACTCAGTCTACATACCTTATAGGAAttacttttgagtagacctgcctaGCATTGTTCCTATGATAACTTCATTCTTCTCCGACTGGAAAGCTGTTTCTATGTACAAGTACATATTCTGTTTCAGCACACACCACTGCATAATCCTCATTGATAGTTTGTTCCCAGGCTATTTATGGACACAGTAAATGTGCGAGAAATCATCTGCTGACTGTAATTCAATATGATTGTTGCCTTCAGGTACTTCTAGCATGTATTCTTTGTGAATGAGATGATAACAGATGTCAGTGAAACGTCATATCTATTTAGTAACGTTAAAAATTATTAGGGCAGCTTTgttgatttccttttttttctttttttttttaggtcgGACTCATCTCCGGGACGGTGTTTATGCTGATAGGGATAATTGTTCTTATAGTAGGTTTTCTGGTGCCCCCCAAAATTGAAGCCCTGGGTGTTGAAGATTTTGTAGTGGTGGATACACATGCTGTTCAGTTCAACAGAGCCCTTGACGTGTGTAAGTTGGCAGGAGCAATTTTGTTTTGTATCGGAGGGACCACAGTGGCAGCTTGCTTGCTAATGTCTGCGTTTGCCAAAAGCTACTCCAAAGAAGAAAAGTACCTGCAGCAGAAATTTAAAGAGCGAATAGCAGACATGAAGGCCCACACCCACCCAGTCACAAAGGCCCCAGCACCTGGAGAATCCAAGATACCTGTCACTCTGTCCAAAATTCAAAATGTCCAGCCATTATCTGAAACCtgattctttcctttcccccactttaCACTTCCCATGATTTGAAAAGGTCAATTTTGACTAATCTGTGTTTGCAATGCAGCACCACTGCACTCTACACCTAGCAGGAAAGGAAACAGATTGAAAATCTAATCCAGTAGGAATCCTGACATTGCAAGACAGCAAAGGTTCAGCCATTACCGGTTTGAACAAAAAATATCGATTTGCTTGCAATTGGATGACTGGGGTGGACTTGCTTCAGATTCACTGAATCCTTACCACCTAAAAGACCCCCCAGAAACACAATGTGACGTTCTTTCAGTTTTGGTTCCCAGATAATGTTTGTACTTGGTATTACTGTGGACACCTTAAAGTATACCTTGATCAAGATTAACCGCCAAACGTTTGGAACAGTTGTTTGTATCAGAGAATGGTGCAACCTGAAAGAGATTTCCTACTCCAGTTTCCACCATACTGCTGAAGAGGTAGCATACACACAAGTAGTTTGTTTGTTCAGCAGTTCATGTTGCTGTGGTTAGAAACATACAAGAAACAGCAAGCCTCCAGTGTCCTTGCCCTTTTTATAGCATAGAGGGTAGATCATCCACTTTGTGTTCTATCATTTCCCAGTCTTATTGCACAAGGctcccatcctcctcctctttgcgAAGAAATCCATTCTTTTGTGTCAACTGAATTCTGAGGCAGCCCATTTCCCGCTCGTTCATTCAACAACATCTCATCGCTGTTACAGTAGTATTAAGCTATAGTGGAAAACAGCTGACCGTCTCAGTCCTCACAGCCTTGTTTTCCTTTTGATTTAATGGCAGTGGAAAATGCAATCGTAAAACGTG
The window above is part of the Sphaerodactylus townsendi isolate TG3544 linkage group LG09, MPM_Stown_v2.3, whole genome shotgun sequence genome. Proteins encoded here:
- the NRSN1 gene encoding neurensin-1 — protein: MSAYADICASSQAQQGSTENNYQRYGVRSYLHQFYEDCTASIWEYDDDFQIQRSPSRWSSAFWKVGLISGTVFMLIGIIVLIVGFLVPPKIEALGVEDFVVVDTHAVQFNRALDVCKLAGAILFCIGGTTVAACLLMSAFAKSYSKEEKYLQQKFKERIADMKAHTHPVTKAPAPGESKIPVTLSKIQNVQPLSET